ttttttttacaaattaaacTTCTTATTCATTCTACTGTTCTCCCTTTCTGTTGTTGCCCTTTCACAATTCTTTTCGTCTACCAGTGCTCCTGACCGACTGAACAACTCAACACAAACATTTGTCTGAACCTTTTCTAATCTAAAAATCCTTTATTGGCGTGTCCATCCAACCAATCTACAAAATTTCTAACAGATTTTTTGAAGTCTTagtattaaatattatttgctTTACATAACATAAGTATTACTTGTTCATATTCTTTTCAGCTGATACATTTCTTGGTGACGATCGTACAACCATCCCGCAGTGGACTTGGCTCTATGGGCAATGGTAACAACAAACGTCGTTTCCAACTGATGATCAACGATGCCCCACAACAGGCAAAGGTAAGATTGCTTTTCGCTAACTAGGACAAAATAATCATCCGCTAAAAGATAATTTAATGGgtttaccacaaaaaaaacacacgaattaAAGTATTCGGtttgaacaaaaacagcaaaatgttcaatttttttcctgATATTGTATACCTAGCGAGTCATTTACGTTACCCCTATATACATAAATGGGTGGTTTTACATTTGACATAGCCTTCCACAACTTGATGCAGGCGATTGTGGTGCAAGTGATCACCGCCGTGCCTGTTATGCTGATGCGCATCAGAATAGCTATcaataaatgtgttttaaatccGTTATCTCCATTTAACGTCGATCAAGTCTTGCTCGTGTAATGTTACCGTATATTCTACCGGCACATTTTCGAATCCTCCGCGAGGCCCTGCTTACTAATTAATGGTGATTTGCGTAAAACGGGCATCCGCTGTGTCATGTGATGTGAACGAAACGTTTGTTCGATCATCGATAATTCATGATCTCGCACACCACCCTTGCTTAGCTGACGGGTGCTGTCTGTCTCATGGATAAAGCAATCCTGTTCGCTGATGTGCAAGAACGGTAGACGTAATGGATATTAGCGCGCaaagcttttttcttcccccctctaaagaaatgaaacgacGATGGGGGTGTGAAGAGCTGTGATCGATTACACCGCAGAAAGTAATACTTTTCATCCGATCCAATCACCTTATTACCGATGTTTGACGCATGCTGTGAAATCAATCACGATGCTGTTATGAAGCAACCCACTAAGCTAATcgactttgtttgttttgatttatttcagcTGAAGAAAATGGATTACGACGAAGGAGCGACCATTGAAGAACTGGGCGAAGCTCTCGAGGAAGTCGCATACGCCAATCAGCAAGAATTGTTGTAAGTTTATGCTCGTCAGCATGGGGGTTtattcttctgcttctttaattttagttcGATGTTGTTATTTCTTAAATCGTGTGCTACTAGTTGATGAACTATTTCGCCAGCAAATGTGCCCTTACAAAGGCTCTATTATCTCTCGTTTCGGCTGAACGACCTGTGAGGTCATCGCTGCCATATACTTATTTTAGCTATGTAGCCAGATTGTTAGTACTTGCTCCGGGGGTCGGTATAGATGAGATTCGATTCACGATATTCGGTGTGTTATTCCGAATGACGAACATGAGATCACGAACACGAGGTGTTTATCTGTCATCATCGTTACTTTTCTCTTTTGTAGGCCTAATATACCTATACTGCTTATGTAATTTGTTTATTCTGTTGCTACACTGTGCTATGAACGTTGTAGAACACTGTCTAAACATAAACACCTACATGGCGATTTCTTGCCAATTTTTGTGGAGCACGTTTTGAAATGGTTTTCGTAAGACTGCGTGAATTTTACCATCTTTCAACGTTctttactgaaaaaaaaatcaacaggaCTAAAGATTGTTGCTGTTTATCATCACAACTCAATGTTTATCAGCTCATCAGTGTATGCAAACGATGTATTATCATTCTAAATAACCCCTAAATCATAACTACTCTTCTTTTACAGTAGCTAATAGTTGAGTGAGGGTTCTGAAAATAATATGTTTTTGATTGTACATCTAAATAACTCCGTTACTATGGGAACAATTTTCAATTAGTTCTTGTCTCGTATGCGAAAGactaattataattatattacCTTTACTatagaaaatgaaacgaagaaaaaaggttATTTCCAACATATTTATAATTCGTACGTTGAGTTGTGGAAATCTGGTTAAGatggttttgaattttgtgttGATTGTGTTTGCATGCATTTTGTATCTCTTTTACTTTTTGTCCTATAGCGCGTATTGTGTAAATGATTATTTCTAAACGTATTTGACCTTTTTTTGCATGAACATGTTTCCTTGCATTTAACATTAAACTATATTTCCATCTAGGATTGTTTAGATATGCTTGACCACTATTAGCTAAAACTAAATACTGAATCAGTGCGATAGACGTTTGTGCCAACGAAAACggtagtttttttctgttgctagcgttatttttaattgtacacttttttgttattaagtATAGCCGAGGCGTATTGTTTGCCTCTCGTATATAGAAggtaaaaatatgtatattgttattgataatttgttgttattttaaagGCTTGCATAGAATGTGAACCATTGGACTATTGGATGCTTTTTGCGATTGAATGCATCTGTGTCTTAATGATGTGTACTTAAACCGATAACTAGCTTgccatttttatcctttttttcttttgctaagtCATTAAATGTACAATCTGTAGTTCATTTACGATCTTACAATTGGAACTTTTAATCCGGACTAATACACTCCGTTTGCTACTGACAATAGGATTGTTTTATCGGATGTTTGTTTTCAATGTACTTGcctctttccttttcttcagGTCAAAACAAGACAAGGGCAAGAAAAATGTTACTCCCGTCGTAACTGGTCAGATTGTTCGCACGTCTCGGTCCGCTGAAGATACAGGAGCTAATACTTCTTCTGCTTCGTCTGGTTCCACCTTAGTCGGCAAGAGCGCAAAGCCTAGTAACAGTGCCGGTAACAGTGGTAGCGTGTTTTTTAAGAATCTCAATGGTGTTAGCATTGTTAAGAAGGATAAAAACACGCCAAGCGGCCAAACGAAAGGGAACAGGTAATGATGCATTAAGCAACACAAAGCTAAAACATGTTCGATAAATCCCGATACAGTTACTTTCCTACcttttatgtttcaattacAATCTCAAGGGATAAATTTGATACATTATGTTGCACTTGCTGTTAACTGATACTGTTAATTGGTATTAAatgtttatcgattttttctgtttgttttctttagagGTGTACTTactttttgttgatatttcaACAGATTTCATCATGAAGTTGTCATcaggaaaaaatatgtttgttaaTGTGTTTTATGATTTCAACATAACTTTATGTTGTGTGATCAATATTCTTTTCTGATGATGGAAAGTTTAATCGAAATGCTCAGAGTATTGATAAgagtataaaaatatatcgctCGGTATCATACATTATTATCACTGTAGAATATTGTAATATATATTCATTATTTATCACTATCACCACAGTTATTTGTGAACTTGTTTGATTGGTTTTACGCTTTTCTGCTAGTAACAAGCATGATAGTGATGATGATCCCTTAATGAATGATACACTTTCTCTAACAGGGAAAAAGACAGGaggtttatttgttatttatgaAATCCGATAcctgtttttggttttccagTTATCAGAACTCTACATGTTATTGGCTTCTTAAAACTTACGAACTCCATTTTCCTTAACATAATTGTTCGTTGAAACATTATTGGTGTGGTTTTACACATTTGTGTTTTTAGCAATAAGCAAATTCCTTTTCCATCATATATTGGCGTATTACATTGTCTAAGCTAAGCTGTCAAGACGCCCCGTTGCGTGAATAGAAGGAACATTTGCGCGTGTAGGAAATATACACAGgatgacgacgatgaagaCGACCTCTCGGAGCATCGTTCAATACACAAAAGAACAATCGCAGACATACGATAGGATCGTCCTCTCGTCCTCTTCACTGCATCTTCCTACTGCGACGCATCGACAGAAGGATAGGATGTGAAGCTAGAATGaatgttaaaaagaaaaccccaaaaacgcaTTCAAAATTGCTCCCCTGTTCAAACATTGCGCCATGCGAACAATTTTTGATTGAGATTTTCCCATTCTGTGCCGACAGGAATTCGGAAATACCGGAGGTTAGCTCGCCGATGTCGATCCCGGAGCGGTCACCATACCATCGCACAGCGACCCCGTCCATGTCCGGTGGTAGCAGCACCCGTAGTAGCAATGGTAGCGCCGGAGGTAGCGGTGGAGATGGAGCATTGAACTACGGAGGTGGAAATGAAACTATTgaggaaatattttccacctcaCCCGTACCGTTCCGCACCGGTGTCGATGGTGGAATGAGAGGATCAACTATGCCGTCCAAGGTattgaaaatggaaagcgATCAGAATCGTCAGCAGAAGTACAGTACACGATCAAGGAACCTTGGCCGTGGCAACAATACACCGGCGAATTTAATTCAGCTGATCGAAAGCACAATGGACGGCGATGACCTAGAGGACTATGGTGAAGCGTTGGAGGAAGACAACGCGGATGATGAGCACGGATATTTGGTCGACCACGTGGACGAGATAGATCCGACTATTGTGCAATTATATAATCAAGATAACGACAGTGAAATGATGCTTAACACACCGATGGTGATTAAGGAGATggaaaagcagcaacaacagaagcAACAGCAGAAACAGCGACAACCAGCGAGCGGAAAACGGGGAGAAAGTTTGTTGAAAGGAAACAGTGCAGATAATAGGCGCAATGAAGGGGGACAGCCGCTAGCTACTGCACAGAGATCCCAGAACAGAAGTCTGCTCAACGCTACAGGGAAGGCCGGTGGAAGTGGATTAAAATCATCTACGGCTTCTTCTCCCGAAATTCCGTCATTGATTATGACACGGGGTGGCAAAAAGTTAGCCAtggcaaagaaacaaacaaatgtgagCAACGAACAGCCACAACAGGAAAAGGTATCTTCGCCCGGACCGTCCGGATTTAATGCTGGTGGAGAGCAAGGTACCGGAGATCAGCCGACGAACGCTAGCAATAATGCCAATTCGTCGTCGTCACCCATTGGTACGGATGGTCTATCGTTTGCTTCGGATGGTGGTTACCTTACCACCACCGACATTGTGCCGGGTGACATATTTGATGATAGTAATGATCAGGGCAGCAGTGTTGTGAAGGTTGAAGGAGCTGGTAACCCTTCACCGATGCTTAGCAGTGGATTCAACTTCGTCGATGGAGGCTACTATAATCCGAATGTCAACATCAGCCAGATGAAGGCTGGTCgatcgcaacaacaacagcagcaacaggtgCAGGCACCACAAAAcaaccaccagcagcaacaacagcaatcgTCATCTGTTGTTAACCAAATGCTGCACGGTGAAGATGAAGAGTTCGACGAGAACTCGCTCGATTCGTCCTTACTGCTCAACCGGTCCGCCGGCAACGAAGctgagcagcagcaacaattaTCCAAGTTTGTCAGCAATGATCTAGACGTGTCCCGTCTGAACACGGTGTTAGTATTTTTGTTGGGAACTTTTTGGGGGCGGTTGTGGGCATCACAAAGCTCCTGTATTTGCACAACCCTTTTCGATTACTACCATCgcatcaacaccaacaccggGTCGCTCCGTGGACACGTTACTATATAACTGCATCGCAACACCGAGCTTCACCCAGTTTTGAGGATAGAACAACCGTGGTCTAGAAAATATTAGCATCATTAGGACTAGAAATAGAGCGTACTGCTTGTTTCATGCACAAATTGTTACCCCATTATGTGACCAAGGAAGTCTGTTCATTTGCGATGCATTCCCCTCTTTTTCATGCATCAATGAtagcaatttaattaattgtttattttgtcaAACTGAATATTAATGTCAGttttgctttccctttttgccattttccgtCGGTTCGCTTTTCTTTATCTGTATTTTGTGATACAGTGATGGTTTTCTACTTTTAATCGTTATTGttgttaattatttattttaatgaatgttatttattataatgCTTTTACATTCAAGGTAATGAGATGAAATCATGCATTTCAAGGATGCTAGCTTggaatgtatgtttttttctgtcaagTAAGATATTACATGTAAAGCGGAGAACACATATTCTCTTAGTGTTAAATTATATACGTAAGGAGAAACGATTTAAATATCTACATGCTGAAATGCCGTATCA
The DNA window shown above is from Anopheles funestus chromosome 3RL, idAnoFuneDA-416_04, whole genome shotgun sequence and carries:
- the LOC125767319 gene encoding putative uncharacterized protein DDB_G0286901 isoform X3, which gives rise to MHTFSETGAGVPAFLAKLWRLVEDNETNDLISWSTDGRSFIIQNQAQFAKELLPLNYKHNNMASFIRQLNMYGFHKITSIDNGGLRFDRDEMEFTHPCFQKDHPYLLEHIKRKIATSKQQQLQAMQQADDKSAMKLEAVSRVLSEVKNMRGRQDTLDSRFQTMKQENEALWREIAILRQKHHKQQQIVNKLIHFLVTIVQPSRSGLGSMGNGNNKRRFQLMINDAPQQAKLKKMDYDEGATIEELGEALEEVAYANQQELLSKQDKGKKNVTPVVTGQIVRTSRSAEDTGANTSSASSGSTLVGKSAKPSNSAGNSGSVFFKNLNGVSIVKKDKNTPSGQTKGNRNSEIPEVSSPMSIPERSPYHRTATPSMSGGSSTRSSNGSAGGSGGDGALNYGGGNETIEEIFSTSPVPFRTGVDGGMRGSTMPSKVLKMESDQNRQQKYSTRSRNLGRGNNTPANLIQLIESTMDGDDLEDYGEALEEDNADDEHGYLVDHVDEIDPTIVQLYNQDNDSEMMLNTPMVIKEMEKQQQQKQQQKQRQPASGKRGESLLKGNSADNRRNEGGQPLATAQRSQNRSLLNATGKAGGSGLKSSTASSPEIPSLIMTRGGKKLAMAKKQTNVSNEQPQQEKVSSPGPSGFNAGGEQGTGDQPTNASNNANSSSSPIGTDGLSFASDGGYLTTTDIVPGDIFDDSNDQGSSVVKVEGAGNPSPMLSSGFNFVDGGYYNPNVNISQMKAGRSQQQQQQQVQAPQNNHQQQQQQSSSVVNQMLHGEDEEFDENSLDSSLLLNRSAGNEAEQQQQLSKFVSNDLDVSRLNTVAEYGQHIDTVQTDLESLKELLKGEGYQLDANALLGLFNNNEDMLGYDFPMNLPDMTNDDQQHLLQQLQQGQPLSQQQQQQTSSNNSDKSASSGSPTPGGHISPVPSAHTQLMSFKIHGGDLVNGNNSVNNGILSAIGHPGGGNINCNGNGSINGGNGVIGPGGTLGIVSGDYIDLNELLNMDGNCVGNDDEHSLVA
- the LOC125767319 gene encoding homeobox protein 5 isoform X4, with the protein product MHTFSETGAGVPAFLAKLWRLVEDNETNDLISWSTDGRSFIIQNQAQFAKELLPLNYKHNNMASFIRQLNMYGFHKITSIDNGGLRFDRDEMEFTHPCFQKDHPYLLEHIKRKIATSKQQQLQAMQQADDKSAMKLEAVSRVLSEVKNMRGRQDTLDSRFQTMKQENEALWREIAILRQKHHKQQQIVNKLIHFLVTIVQPSRSGLGSMGNGNNKRRFQLMINDAPQQAKLKKMDYDEGATIEELGEALEEVAYANQQELLNSEIPEVSSPMSIPERSPYHRTATPSMSGGSSTRSSNGSAGGSGGDGALNYGGGNETIEEIFSTSPVPFRTGVDGGMRGSTMPSKVLKMESDQNRQQKYSTRSRNLGRGNNTPANLIQLIESTMDGDDLEDYGEALEEDNADDEHGYLVDHVDEIDPTIVQLYNQDNDSEMMLNTPMVIKEMEKQQQQKQQQKQRQPASGKRGESLLKGNSADNRRNEGGQPLATAQRSQNRSLLNATGKAGGSGLKSSTASSPEIPSLIMTRGGKKLAMAKKQTNVSNEQPQQEKVSSPGPSGFNAGGEQGTGDQPTNASNNANSSSSPIGTDGLSFASDGGYLTTTDIVPGDIFDDSNDQGSSVVKVEGAGNPSPMLSSGFNFVDGGYYNPNVNISQMKAGRSQQQQQQQVQAPQNNHQQQQQQSSSVVNQMLHGEDEEFDENSLDSSLLLNRSAGNEAEQQQQLSKFVSNDLDVSRLNTVAEYGQHIDTVQTDLESLKELLKGEGYQLDANALLGNACSTAPPFGRVYFPSCPFDLDTMNKVRTDLFNNNEDMLGYDFPMNLPDMTNDDQQHLLQQLQQGQPLSQQQQQQTSSNNSDKSASSGSPTPGGHISPVPSAHTQLMSFKIHGGDLVNGNNSVNNGILSAIGHPGGGNINCNGNGSINGGNGVIGPGGTLGIVSGDYIDLNELLNMDGNCVGNDDEHSLVA
- the LOC125767319 gene encoding homeobox protein 5 isoform X6; translated protein: MHTFSETGAGVPAFLAKLWRLVEDNETNDLISWSTDGRSFIIQNQAQFAKELLPLNYKHNNMASFIRQLNMYGFHKITSIDNGGLRFDRDEMEFTHPCFQKDHPYLLEHIKRKIATSKQQQLQAMQQADDKSAMKLEAVSRVLSEVKNMRGRQDTLDSRFQTMKQENEALWREIAILRQKHHKQQQIVNKLIHFLVTIVQPSRSGLGSMGNGNNKRRFQLMINDAPQQAKLKKMDYDEGATIEELGEALEEVAYANQQELLSKQDKGKKNVTPVVTGQIVRTSRSAEDTGANTSSASSGSTLVGKSAKPSNSAGNSGSVFFKNLNGVSIVKKDKNTPSGQTKGNRNSEIPEVSSPMSIPERSPYHRTATPSMSGGSSTRSSNGSAGGSGGDGALNYGGGNETIEEIFSTSPVPFRTGVDGGMRGSTMPSKVLKMESDQNRQQKYSTRSRNLGRGNNTPANLIQLIESTMDGDDLEDYGEALEEDNADDEHGYLVDHVDEIDPTIVQLYNQDNDSEMMLNTPMVIKEMEKQQQQKQQQKQRQPASGKRGESLLKGNSADNRRNEGGQPLATAQRSQNRSLLNATGKAGGSGLKSSTASSPEIPSLIMTRGGKKLAMAKKQTNVSNEQPQQEKVSSPGPSGFNAGGEQGTGDQPTNASNNANSSSSPIGTDGLSFASDGGYLTTTDIVPGDIFDDSNDQGSSVVKVEGAGNPSPMLSSGFNFVDGGYYNPNVNISQMKAGRSQQQQQQQVQAPQNNHQQQQQQSSSVVNQMLHGEDEEFDENSLDSSLLLNRSAGNEAEQQQQLSKFVSNDLDVSRLNTVAEYGQHIDTVQTDLESLKELLKGEGYQLDANALLGNACSTAPPFGRVYFPSCPFDLDTMNKLFNNNEDMLGYDFPMNLPDMTNDDQQHLLQQLQQGQPLSQQQQQQTSSNNSDKSASSGSPTPGMSVAMQRYG
- the LOC125767319 gene encoding homeobox protein 5 isoform X1, which produces MHTFSETGAGVPAFLAKLWRLVEDNETNDLISWSTDGRSFIIQNQAQFAKELLPLNYKHNNMASFIRQLNMYGFHKITSIDNGGLRFDRDEMEFTHPCFQKDHPYLLEHIKRKIATSKQQQLQAMQQADDKSAMKLEAVSRVLSEVKNMRGRQDTLDSRFQTMKQENEALWREIAILRQKHHKQQQIVNKLIHFLVTIVQPSRSGLGSMGNGNNKRRFQLMINDAPQQAKLKKMDYDEGATIEELGEALEEVAYANQQELLSKQDKGKKNVTPVVTGQIVRTSRSAEDTGANTSSASSGSTLVGKSAKPSNSAGNSGSVFFKNLNGVSIVKKDKNTPSGQTKGNRNSEIPEVSSPMSIPERSPYHRTATPSMSGGSSTRSSNGSAGGSGGDGALNYGGGNETIEEIFSTSPVPFRTGVDGGMRGSTMPSKVLKMESDQNRQQKYSTRSRNLGRGNNTPANLIQLIESTMDGDDLEDYGEALEEDNADDEHGYLVDHVDEIDPTIVQLYNQDNDSEMMLNTPMVIKEMEKQQQQKQQQKQRQPASGKRGESLLKGNSADNRRNEGGQPLATAQRSQNRSLLNATGKAGGSGLKSSTASSPEIPSLIMTRGGKKLAMAKKQTNVSNEQPQQEKVSSPGPSGFNAGGEQGTGDQPTNASNNANSSSSPIGTDGLSFASDGGYLTTTDIVPGDIFDDSNDQGSSVVKVEGAGNPSPMLSSGFNFVDGGYYNPNVNISQMKAGRSQQQQQQQVQAPQNNHQQQQQQSSSVVNQMLHGEDEEFDENSLDSSLLLNRSAGNEAEQQQQLSKFVSNDLDVSRLNTVAEYGQHIDTVQTDLESLKELLKGEGYQLDANALLGNACSTAPPFGRVYFPSCPFDLDTMNKVRTDLFNNNEDMLGYDFPMNLPDMTNDDQQHLLQQLQQGQPLSQQQQQQTSSNNSDKSASSGSPTPGGHISPVPSAHTQLMSFKIHGGDLVNGNNSVNNGILSAIGHPGGGNINCNGNGSINGGNGVIGPGGTLGIVSGDYIDLNELLNMDGNCVGNDDEHSLVA
- the LOC125767319 gene encoding homeobox protein 5 isoform X5; this encodes MHTFSETGAGVPAFLAKLWRLVEDNETNDLISWSTDGRSFIIQNQAQFAKELLPLNYKHNNMASFIRQLNMYGFHKITSIDNGGLRFDRDEMEFTHPCFQKDHPYLLEHIKRKIATSKQQQLQAMQQADDKSAMKLEAVSRVLSEVKNMRGRQDTLDSRFQTMKQENEALWREIAILRQKHHKQQQIVNKLIHFLVTIVQPSRSGLGSMGNGNNKRRFQLMINDAPQQAKLKKMDYDEGATIEELGEALEEVAYANQQELLSKQDKGKKNVTPVVTGQIVRTSRSAEDTGANTSSASSGSTLVGKSAKPSNSAGNSGSVFFKNLNGVSIVKKDKNTPSGQTKGNRNSEIPEVSSPMSIPERSPYHRTATPSMSGGSSTRSSNGSAGGSGGDGALNYGGGNETIEEIFSTSPVPFRTGVDGGMRGSTMPSKVLKMESDQNRQQKYSTRSRNLGRGNNTPANLIQLIESTMDGDDLEDYGEALEEDNADDEHGYLVDHVDEIDPTIVQLYNQDNDSEMMLNTPMVIKEMEKQQQQKQQQKQRQPASGKRGESLLKGNSADNRRNEGGQPLATAQRSQNRSLLNATGKAGGSGLKSSTASSPEIPSLIMTRGGKKLAMAKKQTNVSNEQPQQEKVSSPGPSGFNAGGEQGTGDQPTNASNNANSSSSPIGTDGLSFASDGGYLTTTDIVPGDIFDDSNDQGSSVVKVEGAGNPSPMLSSGFNFVDGGYYNPNVNISQMKAGRSQQQQQQQVQAPQNNHQQQQQQSSSVVNQMLHGEDEEFDENSLDSSLLLNRSAGNEAEQQQQLSKFVSNDLDVSRLNTVAEYGQHIDTVQTDLESLKELLKGEGYQLDANALLGNACSTAPPFGRVYFPSCPFDLDTMNKVRTDLFNNNEDMLGYDFPMNLPDMTNDDQQHLLQQLQQGQPLSQQQQQQTSSNNSDKSASSGSPTPGMSVAMQRYG
- the LOC125767319 gene encoding homeobox protein 5 isoform X2; this translates as MHTFSETGAGVPAFLAKLWRLVEDNETNDLISWSTDGRSFIIQNQAQFAKELLPLNYKHNNMASFIRQLNMYGFHKITSIDNGGLRFDRDEMEFTHPCFQKDHPYLLEHIKRKIATSKQQQLQAMQQADDKSAMKLEAVSRVLSEVKNMRGRQDTLDSRFQTMKQENEALWREIAILRQKHHKQQQIVNKLIHFLVTIVQPSRSGLGSMGNGNNKRRFQLMINDAPQQAKLKKMDYDEGATIEELGEALEEVAYANQQELLSKQDKGKKNVTPVVTGQIVRTSRSAEDTGANTSSASSGSTLVGKSAKPSNSAGNSGSVFFKNLNGVSIVKKDKNTPSGQTKGNRNSEIPEVSSPMSIPERSPYHRTATPSMSGGSSTRSSNGSAGGSGGDGALNYGGGNETIEEIFSTSPVPFRTGVDGGMRGSTMPSKVLKMESDQNRQQKYSTRSRNLGRGNNTPANLIQLIESTMDGDDLEDYGEALEEDNADDEHGYLVDHVDEIDPTIVQLYNQDNDSEMMLNTPMVIKEMEKQQQQKQQQKQRQPASGKRGESLLKGNSADNRRNEGGQPLATAQRSQNRSLLNATGKAGGSGLKSSTASSPEIPSLIMTRGGKKLAMAKKQTNVSNEQPQQEKVSSPGPSGFNAGGEQGTGDQPTNASNNANSSSSPIGTDGLSFASDGGYLTTTDIVPGDIFDDSNDQGSSVVKVEGAGNPSPMLSSGFNFVDGGYYNPNVNISQMKAGRSQQQQQQQVQAPQNNHQQQQQQSSSVVNQMLHGEDEEFDENSLDSSLLLNRSAGNEAEQQQQLSKFVSNDLDVSRLNTVAEYGQHIDTVQTDLESLKELLKGEGYQLDANALLGNACSTAPPFGRVYFPSCPFDLDTMNKLFNNNEDMLGYDFPMNLPDMTNDDQQHLLQQLQQGQPLSQQQQQQTSSNNSDKSASSGSPTPGGHISPVPSAHTQLMSFKIHGGDLVNGNNSVNNGILSAIGHPGGGNINCNGNGSINGGNGVIGPGGTLGIVSGDYIDLNELLNMDGNCVGNDDEHSLVA